Proteins from a single region of Humidesulfovibrio mexicanus:
- a CDS encoding hydrogenase large subunit, translating to MRNAQAIPLRAVPRLPAEEFCTEVLEAVLHEARLAALFCAPVADELRLLAVLAEDRLGVLHVISAPAGSAYPALTPDCPQAHLFEREIWETWGVTPLGHPWLKPVRFPQRAPDNASANGPEIGLARFMEAQGEGGHEVAVGPVHAGIIEPGHFRFLCHGEDVLNLEISLGYQHRGVERALVGGPGPLFLQHMQTLCGDTTIGHATAACQALEALAGCPVPAGAQVFRAIALELERLANHAGDLGALAMDLGFLPTSSFLGRIRGDFLNMTAALCGSRFGRGLLTPGGTRFDLDRARAEAVLAHLSEVFPQCVEAVELLWSTPSVVSRLERTGPVSRVDALALGLVGVAARACDVEIDVRQDYPVGAYAFSHIPVAVAQTGDVAGRAFVRHIELLHSDKFLRERLTHLPQCPSRCGFATPMGALAPESLAVSLVEGWRGEICHVALTDATGRFCAYKVVDPSFHNWAGLSMALRNQQISDFPICNKSFSLSYCGHDL from the coding sequence ATGCGCAACGCCCAGGCCATTCCCCTGCGCGCGGTGCCGCGCCTTCCGGCCGAGGAGTTCTGCACCGAGGTGCTGGAGGCGGTGCTGCACGAGGCCCGGCTGGCGGCGCTGTTCTGCGCTCCCGTGGCCGACGAGCTTCGGCTTCTGGCCGTGCTGGCCGAAGACCGCCTGGGTGTGCTGCATGTCATTTCCGCCCCTGCCGGGTCGGCCTATCCGGCGCTGACGCCCGACTGCCCGCAGGCCCATCTTTTCGAGCGCGAGATATGGGAGACCTGGGGCGTCACCCCCCTGGGACACCCCTGGCTGAAGCCGGTGCGCTTTCCCCAGCGCGCCCCGGACAACGCTTCGGCCAACGGTCCGGAGATCGGCCTGGCGCGCTTCATGGAGGCGCAGGGCGAGGGCGGGCACGAGGTGGCCGTGGGCCCGGTGCACGCGGGCATCATCGAGCCCGGGCACTTCCGCTTCTTGTGCCACGGCGAGGACGTGCTGAACCTGGAGATATCCCTAGGCTACCAGCACCGGGGCGTGGAGCGCGCGCTTGTCGGAGGGCCCGGCCCCCTGTTCCTGCAGCACATGCAGACCCTCTGCGGCGACACGACCATCGGCCACGCCACGGCGGCCTGCCAGGCCCTGGAGGCCCTGGCCGGTTGCCCGGTTCCCGCCGGGGCGCAGGTGTTCCGGGCCATCGCCCTTGAGCTGGAGCGCCTGGCCAACCACGCGGGCGACCTGGGCGCGCTGGCCATGGACCTGGGCTTTCTGCCAACCTCGTCGTTCTTGGGACGCATCCGCGGCGATTTTCTGAACATGACGGCCGCCCTGTGCGGCAGCCGCTTCGGGCGCGGGCTGCTCACCCCCGGCGGCACCCGCTTCGACCTGGACCGCGCCAGGGCCGAGGCGGTGCTGGCGCACCTCTCCGAGGTGTTCCCGCAGTGCGTGGAGGCGGTGGAGCTTCTGTGGAGCACGCCTTCGGTGGTGTCGCGCCTTGAGCGCACCGGGCCGGTCTCCCGCGTGGACGCCCTGGCCCTGGGGCTTGTGGGCGTGGCCGCGCGGGCCTGCGACGTGGAGATCGACGTGCGCCAGGACTATCCCGTCGGGGCCTACGCCTTCTCCCATATTCCCGTGGCCGTGGCCCAGACCGGCGACGTGGCCGGGCGCGCCTTTGTGCGGCACATTGAGCTTCTGCACTCGGACAAGTTCCTGCGCGAGCGCCTGACCCACCTGCCCCAATGCCCGTCGCGTTGCGGCTTCGCCACGCCCATGGGCGCCCTGGCCCCGGAAAGCCTGGCCGTGTCCCTGGTGGAGGGCTGGCGGGGCGAGATCTGCCACGTGGCCCTGACCGACGCGACCGGGCGCTTCTGCGCCTACAAGGTGGTGGATCCCAGCTTCCACAACTGGGCCGGGCTGTCCATGGCCCTGCGCAACCAGCAGATTTCGGACTTCCCCATATGCAACAAAAGCTTCAGCCTGTCCTACTGCGGACACGACCTTTAG
- a CDS encoding NADH-quinone oxidoreductase subunit B family protein, which yields MIQHVIARLRQGHRTLPYPHKQPVLPDRYPGRPEIDPAACTGCPTPGACAAACPAGAIRLDDPVSGGLSLDLGRCLFCTDCAAACPQGAIRFTGDFRMSASRREALILRGGPFVHAEALPPERLALFKRSLKLRQVSAGGCNACELDTNVLNTLVFDLGRFGIQFVASPRHADGVLVTGPVTENMRLGLEKTWAATPEPRVAIAVGSCAISGGPFAGHAEAHDGCGAMLPVDLLVPGCAPHPWTILDGLLRLLGRGETG from the coding sequence ATGATCCAACACGTCATCGCCCGCCTGCGCCAAGGCCACCGCACCCTGCCCTACCCGCACAAGCAGCCCGTTCTGCCGGACCGCTATCCCGGACGGCCGGAGATAGACCCCGCCGCCTGCACGGGCTGCCCCACGCCCGGAGCCTGCGCGGCCGCCTGCCCGGCCGGGGCCATCCGCCTGGACGACCCCGTGAGCGGCGGGCTGTCCCTGGACCTGGGCCGCTGCCTGTTCTGCACCGACTGCGCGGCCGCCTGCCCGCAGGGGGCCATACGCTTCACGGGCGACTTCCGCATGTCCGCAAGCAGGCGCGAGGCGCTCATCCTGCGCGGCGGGCCGTTTGTGCACGCAGAGGCCCTGCCGCCGGAACGCCTGGCCCTGTTCAAGCGCTCCCTCAAGCTGCGGCAGGTGAGCGCGGGCGGCTGCAACGCCTGCGAACTGGACACCAACGTCTTGAACACCCTGGTCTTCGACCTGGGGCGCTTCGGCATCCAGTTCGTGGCCTCGCCGCGCCACGCCGACGGGGTGCTGGTCACCGGGCCGGTGACCGAGAACATGCGCCTGGGCCTGGAGAAGACCTGGGCCGCCACGCCCGAGCCGCGCGTGGCCATCGCGGTCGGGTCCTGCGCCATTTCCGGCGGACCGTTCGCGGGCCATGCGGAGGCCCACGACGGCTGCGGGGCCATGCTTCCGGTGGATCTTTTGGTGCCGGGCTGCGCGCCGCACCCCTGGACCATTCTGGACGGGCTCTTGCGGCTTTTGGGCCGCGGCGAAACGGGCTAG